One Sediminibacillus dalangtanensis genomic region harbors:
- a CDS encoding NYN domain-containing protein, with the protein MDVLVVDGYNIIGAWDELKKLKDHDLAQARDLLIANMAEYQAYKGMRVIIVFDAYYVQGLAKKQQNFKVEVIFTKEKETADECIEKLIKQLKNVKTQVYVATSDFTEQRTIFAQGALRKSARELYIEMKNIEKEIEEDLESYRNIQSSSKIPIKKDILEVFEKWRRGGH; encoded by the coding sequence ATGGATGTATTAGTGGTGGACGGATACAACATCATCGGTGCCTGGGATGAATTAAAGAAATTAAAAGATCATGACCTGGCTCAGGCTCGTGATCTTTTAATTGCCAATATGGCAGAGTACCAAGCGTACAAAGGAATGAGGGTAATCATCGTATTTGACGCTTATTACGTCCAGGGCCTTGCGAAAAAACAACAGAATTTCAAGGTGGAAGTAATTTTTACGAAAGAAAAAGAGACGGCTGATGAATGTATCGAAAAATTAATCAAACAATTGAAAAACGTGAAAACCCAAGTGTATGTCGCTACTTCAGATTTCACAGAACAACGTACCATCTTTGCTCAGGGGGCGCTCCGCAAGTCCGCTCGAGAGCTATATATTGAAATGAAGAATATAGAGAAAGAGATAGAGGAAGATTTAGAATCTTATCGAAATATCCAATCCTCCTCCAAGATTCCGATCAAAAAAGATATATTGGAAGTGTTCGAAAAATGGCGAAGGGGAGGACATTAG
- the sigH gene encoding RNA polymerase sporulation sigma factor SigH — MTITHTETDDQELGYEKLEDDELIELVHQGQTYALDYLITKYRNFVRAKARTYFLIGADREDIVQEGMIGLYKAIRDYKGDKLSSFKAFAELCITRQIITAIKTATRQKHIPLNSYVSLDKPIYDEESDRTLMDVIAGSKAVDPQELIVNREKFGDMEYKMSELLSELEQQVLSLYLDGRSYQEISVELKRHVKSIDNALQRVKRKLERYLEISELSL, encoded by the coding sequence GTGACCATCACACACACGGAGACAGACGATCAGGAATTAGGCTATGAGAAACTTGAAGACGATGAGTTGATTGAATTGGTTCATCAGGGCCAAACTTATGCCTTGGACTATTTGATTACGAAGTACAGAAACTTTGTTAGGGCAAAAGCCCGGACCTACTTTTTAATCGGAGCAGACCGGGAGGATATAGTACAGGAAGGCATGATTGGTCTCTATAAGGCAATTCGGGACTACAAAGGAGATAAGCTTTCTTCTTTTAAAGCATTTGCCGAACTATGTATAACCCGCCAAATTATCACTGCAATCAAAACAGCCACCAGGCAAAAGCATATCCCATTAAATTCTTATGTTTCACTGGACAAGCCTATTTATGATGAAGAGTCAGACAGGACACTCATGGATGTGATTGCCGGATCTAAGGCCGTCGACCCTCAAGAGTTGATTGTGAACCGTGAGAAATTCGGGGACATGGAATATAAAATGTCAGAATTGTTAAGCGAATTGGAACAACAAGTGCTCAGTCTTTATCTGGACGGCAGGTCTTACCAAGAAATTTCCGTCGAGTTGAAACGGCATGTGAAATCGATCGATAATGCCCTTCAGAGGGTGAAGCGCAAACTGGAGCGTTACTTGGAAATCAGTGAGTTGAGTCTATAA
- the rlmB gene encoding 23S rRNA (guanosine(2251)-2'-O)-methyltransferase RlmB, producing MAEEWIIGKNPVTEALKSGRSINKILISDQLQKQAFHKIQSLAKENGVTVQQVPKRKIDQLVEGNHQGVAAAVAAYAYSSLEDLFEAAEQKDEPPFFMILDEIEDPHNLGSILRTADAVGVHGVIIPKRRSVGLTAVVAKTSAGAIEYIPVARVTNIAATIDELKERNVWVVGTAADGSEDYRELSADMPLALVIGNEGKGMSRLVKDKCDWTVRLSMKGEVSSLNASVAAGLLMYEVFRKRNPLGE from the coding sequence ATGGCTGAAGAATGGATCATTGGCAAAAATCCGGTTACAGAAGCATTGAAATCCGGACGATCGATCAATAAAATTTTGATTTCAGACCAGTTGCAAAAACAAGCATTTCATAAAATTCAGTCACTAGCCAAGGAGAATGGCGTGACAGTACAGCAAGTGCCAAAGCGAAAGATAGACCAGCTGGTGGAAGGCAATCATCAGGGGGTAGCTGCAGCTGTCGCTGCGTATGCATACAGCAGCCTGGAGGATTTATTCGAAGCTGCCGAACAAAAGGACGAGCCTCCGTTCTTTATGATTTTAGATGAAATAGAAGATCCGCATAATTTAGGATCTATTCTCCGTACCGCTGACGCGGTCGGAGTACACGGGGTCATCATTCCGAAACGCCGATCGGTTGGCTTGACCGCAGTAGTAGCCAAAACTTCGGCAGGAGCGATTGAGTATATCCCTGTCGCCAGAGTAACTAATATCGCAGCCACGATCGATGAATTAAAGGAAAGAAACGTATGGGTGGTCGGTACTGCTGCAGATGGTTCAGAGGATTATCGGGAACTGTCGGCAGATATGCCGTTAGCCCTTGTCATCGGCAACGAAGGGAAAGGAATGAGCAGGCTTGTGAAAGATAAGTGCGATTGGACAGTAAGGCTGTCAATGAAAGGGGAAGTTTCCTCGTTGAATGCCTCTGTTGCTGCGGGACTGCTTATGTATGAAGTTTTTAGAAAACGGAATCCGCTTGGTGAATGA
- the secE gene encoding preprotein translocase subunit SecE: protein MKLITFFKNVSREMKKVSWPKGRELTSYTITVVCTVAFVAVFFAVIDLGITEILNLLFE, encoded by the coding sequence ATGAAACTTATCACATTCTTTAAAAATGTTTCCAGGGAAATGAAAAAAGTGAGCTGGCCAAAAGGTCGGGAACTGACAAGCTATACCATTACTGTTGTGTGTACCGTTGCGTTTGTAGCAGTCTTTTTTGCTGTTATCGATTTGGGAATTACGGAAATTCTTAATCTATTGTTTGAATAA
- a CDS encoding Mini-ribonuclease 3, giving the protein MAEIDVKQMKSLNLAYMGDAVYEIYVRHHLIRKGNVKPDQLHRSAVAFVSAKSQARVITDWLEKERLSMEEEGVVRRGRNAKSGTVPKNTDVQTYRYSTAFEALLGYLYLGGNIERLEQLVAEAIAFVEERG; this is encoded by the coding sequence ATGGCGGAAATAGATGTAAAACAAATGAAGAGCCTGAATCTGGCTTATATGGGGGATGCCGTTTATGAAATCTATGTAAGGCATCATCTTATTAGAAAAGGAAATGTAAAGCCAGATCAATTACACCGGTCTGCAGTCGCGTTTGTCTCCGCTAAGTCGCAAGCCAGGGTGATTACTGATTGGCTTGAGAAGGAACGGTTGTCTATGGAGGAAGAAGGTGTCGTCCGGAGAGGCAGGAACGCCAAATCCGGAACGGTGCCGAAAAATACAGATGTACAAACCTATCGGTATAGTACTGCTTTTGAAGCGCTGTTGGGCTATTTATACTTGGGAGGAAATATAGAAAGGCTGGAACAATTAGTTGCGGAAGCCATCGCATTCGTAGAGGAAAGGGGTTGA
- the rpmG gene encoding 50S ribosomal protein L33, which produces MRRKVVLACVDCLSRNYSTDKNKTENAERLEVRKFCKRCGAHTLHRETK; this is translated from the coding sequence ATGAGACGTAAAGTAGTACTGGCCTGTGTGGACTGCCTAAGCAGAAACTACAGTACAGATAAGAATAAAACAGAGAATGCCGAACGGTTGGAAGTTCGCAAGTTTTGCAAAAGATGTGGAGCTCATACCCTGCATCGGGAGACGAAATAA